One Arthrobacter sp. FW306-07-I genomic window carries:
- the metX gene encoding homoserine O-acetyltransferase MetX, whose translation MTVSVAPTTIPEHGIVRYASIGELELEAGGYLPDVTLAYETWGTLNADASNAILIEHALTGSTHVTRGDTDEEGWWEQLAGPGAPVDTDRFFVVSINIVGGCYGSTGPSSPAPDGSPWGSRFPLVTLRDSTVAEARLADQLGIKSWFAVLGGSMGGARALEWAVTYPERVQRCAVIAVGAASTAEQIAFAQAQTLAIRQDPNFNGGDYYGGPCPEEGLALARRIAHITYRSAAELEGRFGRAAQASESPLQGEVLAARGRYQVESYLDHQGNKLVKRFDANSYIALTEALMSHDVCRGRGTLAETLAGATARFFVAAVDSDRLYFPSQSRELAQALPGEVDVHVIQAPIGHDGFLTEIGQLGAQLRGSFLV comes from the coding sequence ATGACGGTTTCCGTCGCCCCAACCACCATCCCCGAACACGGAATCGTCCGCTACGCCTCCATTGGGGAACTGGAGCTCGAGGCCGGGGGATACCTGCCCGACGTTACGCTGGCCTACGAAACCTGGGGCACCCTCAACGCAGACGCCAGCAACGCCATCCTGATCGAGCACGCGCTCACGGGCAGCACTCACGTAACCCGCGGAGACACCGACGAGGAAGGCTGGTGGGAGCAGCTGGCCGGGCCCGGTGCCCCCGTGGACACGGACCGTTTCTTCGTGGTGTCCATCAACATTGTGGGCGGCTGCTACGGCTCCACCGGCCCCTCATCGCCCGCCCCCGACGGATCGCCCTGGGGTTCCCGCTTCCCCCTGGTCACGCTGCGGGACAGCACCGTGGCGGAGGCCCGGCTGGCGGACCAGTTGGGGATCAAGAGCTGGTTCGCGGTTCTTGGCGGCTCCATGGGCGGCGCCCGGGCGCTGGAATGGGCAGTGACCTACCCGGAAAGGGTGCAGCGCTGTGCCGTCATCGCCGTGGGGGCTGCGAGCACGGCAGAACAAATCGCCTTTGCCCAGGCCCAGACCCTGGCCATTCGGCAGGATCCAAACTTCAACGGCGGCGACTACTACGGCGGTCCCTGTCCTGAAGAGGGCCTGGCCCTTGCCCGGCGCATCGCCCACATCACCTACCGGTCCGCCGCCGAACTGGAAGGCCGCTTCGGCCGGGCGGCCCAGGCATCCGAGTCGCCCCTTCAGGGGGAAGTACTGGCAGCCCGTGGCCGCTACCAGGTGGAAAGCTACCTGGACCACCAGGGCAACAAGCTCGTGAAGCGCTTTGACGCCAACAGCTACATCGCCCTGACCGAAGCGTTGATGAGCCACGACGTCTGCCGCGGACGGGGAACCCTGGCCGAAACCCTGGCCGGTGCTACTGCACGCTTCTTCGTGGCCGCCGTCGACTCCGACCGACTCTACTTCCCGTCCCAGTCCCGGGAACTGGCGCAGGCGCTGCCCGGCGAGGTGGACGTCCACGTCATCCAGGCACCCATCGGCCACGACGGGTTCCTCACCGAGATAGGCCAACTGGGGGCGCAGCTGCGGGGCAGCTTCCTGGTCTAG
- a CDS encoding CoA-acylating methylmalonate-semialdehyde dehydrogenase, translating to METIPHYINGARVTDADRFGPVFNPATGQQEKQVALASTARTEEAIAAARAALPAWRATSLAKRTTIFFKVREILNQRKSELAAILTSEHGKVLSDAEGEIARGLENIDFATGLSHMLKGERSEQVSSGIDVHSIRQPVGVVACITPFNFPAMVPLWMIGSALACGNTVLLKPSEKDPSAAVFIAEAFAEAGLPAGVLNVVQGDKEAVDVLLEHPDVKAVSFVGSTPVAQSIYKRAAEHGKRVQALGGAKNHMVVLPDADLDMAADAAVSAAYGSAGERCMAVSVLVAVGNIADDLVKAISSRMADLKIGDGTDPASQMGPLITAEHRERVASYVAGAEGEGATVVVDGRSQQFDSGGFFIGVSLVDHVKPGMKVYDDEIFGPVLSVVRVDTYNDAVRLVNENQFGNGTAIFTRDGGAARQFEFDAEAGMVGVNVPIPVPVGTFSFGGWKNSLFGDTHMYGPDSIRFYTRGKVVTTRWPDPSTSVIDLGFPQVD from the coding sequence TTGGAAACCATCCCGCACTACATCAACGGCGCCCGCGTCACCGATGCCGACCGCTTCGGTCCGGTCTTCAACCCCGCCACCGGCCAACAGGAAAAGCAGGTGGCACTTGCCTCCACGGCCCGGACAGAGGAAGCCATCGCGGCAGCCCGCGCCGCGCTGCCTGCATGGCGGGCAACCAGCCTTGCCAAGCGCACCACCATCTTCTTCAAGGTCCGCGAAATCCTGAACCAGCGCAAATCCGAACTCGCCGCGATTCTGACCAGCGAGCACGGCAAGGTCCTCTCCGACGCGGAAGGGGAAATCGCCCGCGGCTTGGAGAACATCGATTTCGCCACCGGCCTGTCGCACATGCTGAAAGGCGAGCGGTCGGAGCAGGTCTCCAGCGGCATCGACGTCCATTCCATCCGCCAGCCGGTGGGGGTCGTGGCCTGCATCACCCCGTTCAACTTTCCGGCCATGGTGCCGCTGTGGATGATCGGCAGCGCCCTGGCCTGCGGCAACACCGTCCTGCTGAAGCCGAGCGAAAAGGACCCGTCGGCTGCAGTCTTCATCGCCGAAGCGTTCGCCGAAGCAGGGTTGCCGGCCGGCGTCCTGAACGTGGTCCAGGGGGACAAGGAAGCCGTGGACGTCCTGCTGGAGCACCCTGACGTTAAGGCCGTGAGTTTCGTCGGGTCCACCCCGGTGGCCCAGTCCATCTACAAGCGGGCAGCTGAGCACGGCAAGCGGGTGCAGGCCCTGGGCGGTGCAAAGAACCACATGGTGGTGCTTCCCGACGCCGACCTGGACATGGCTGCCGATGCAGCGGTTTCCGCCGCGTACGGTTCCGCCGGCGAGCGCTGCATGGCTGTCAGCGTCCTGGTGGCCGTGGGGAACATCGCTGACGACCTGGTGAAGGCGATCTCAAGCCGCATGGCGGACCTCAAGATTGGTGACGGCACCGATCCGGCCTCGCAGATGGGTCCCTTGATCACCGCGGAGCACCGGGAGCGCGTGGCCTCGTACGTTGCGGGAGCGGAAGGTGAAGGCGCAACCGTGGTGGTGGATGGGCGCTCGCAGCAGTTCGACTCCGGCGGGTTCTTCATCGGCGTCAGCCTGGTGGACCACGTCAAGCCCGGCATGAAGGTGTACGACGACGAAATCTTCGGCCCCGTCCTGTCCGTGGTCCGCGTGGATACCTACAACGACGCAGTCCGGCTGGTCAACGAGAACCAGTTCGGCAACGGCACTGCCATCTTCACCCGCGACGGCGGCGCAGCGAGGCAGTTCGAGTTCGACGCCGAAGCGGGCATGGTGGGCGTTAACGTGCCCATCCCGGTTCCGGTGGGCACCTTCTCGTTCGGCGGCTGGAAGAACTCCCTGTTCGGCGACACCCACATGTACGGGCCGGACAGCATCCGCTTCTACACCCGGGGCAAAGTGGTGACCACGCGTTGGCCCGACCCATCAACCTCGGTGATCGACCTGGGCTTCCCCCAGGTGGACTAG
- a CDS encoding MFS transporter, with protein MSTERSAARRTEETDVKASGLKKVVTASMAGTVVEWYEFFLYASAATLVFGKAFFPNAGTELDGIIAAFLTYAVGFVARPIGGIVFGHFGDKFGRKQLLQLSIILVGVSTFLMGCLPTFGQIGYWAPALLVILRFAQGFAVGGEWGGAVLLVAEHSPSKSRGFWASWPQSAVPLGNLLATAVLFILSSTLTQEAFLGWGWRVAFWLSAVIVLIGYYIRTKVNDAPIFLEARKEVDAGHKGYGVAEVFRRYPRGVFTAMGLRFAENILYYLVVTFSITYLKTVVQADTTRILLLLLLAHALHFAVVPMVGKLSDRFGRKPVYMAGAIMGATWGFFAFPMMDTKNDFIILAAIMIGLVFHAFMYAGQPAIMAEMFPTRMRYSGVSLGYQVTSIVAGSLAPIIAASLLGTYKSSVPVAVYLLIACAITAVAVFFLKETRGVSLHDVDAADAKGTADLLAASKK; from the coding sequence TTGAGTACGGAACGCTCCGCCGCAAGGCGCACCGAGGAAACCGACGTCAAGGCATCAGGCCTGAAGAAAGTGGTGACGGCCTCCATGGCCGGCACCGTCGTGGAGTGGTACGAGTTCTTCCTCTACGCATCCGCAGCCACCCTGGTGTTCGGGAAAGCCTTCTTCCCCAACGCCGGGACAGAACTGGATGGCATCATCGCCGCCTTCCTCACCTACGCCGTCGGTTTCGTGGCCCGTCCCATCGGCGGCATCGTGTTCGGCCACTTCGGCGATAAGTTCGGCCGCAAGCAACTGCTGCAGCTCAGCATCATCCTGGTGGGCGTCTCCACCTTCCTCATGGGCTGCCTGCCCACGTTCGGGCAGATCGGCTACTGGGCTCCCGCGCTGCTGGTCATCCTCCGGTTTGCCCAAGGATTCGCCGTCGGCGGGGAATGGGGCGGCGCCGTCCTCCTCGTGGCGGAACACAGCCCCAGTAAGTCCCGCGGGTTCTGGGCCAGCTGGCCGCAGTCCGCGGTGCCCCTGGGCAACCTCCTCGCCACGGCCGTGCTGTTCATCCTGTCCTCCACCCTGACCCAGGAAGCCTTCCTCGGGTGGGGCTGGCGTGTTGCCTTCTGGCTGTCCGCGGTGATCGTGCTGATCGGCTACTACATCCGGACCAAGGTCAACGACGCCCCCATCTTCCTTGAAGCGCGTAAGGAAGTGGACGCCGGCCACAAGGGCTACGGCGTGGCCGAGGTCTTCCGCCGCTACCCGCGCGGCGTCTTCACCGCCATGGGCCTGCGCTTTGCGGAGAACATCCTGTACTACCTGGTGGTGACGTTCTCCATCACCTACCTGAAGACCGTGGTCCAGGCCGACACCACGCGCATCCTCCTGCTGCTGCTCCTGGCCCACGCCCTGCACTTTGCCGTGGTGCCCATGGTCGGCAAGCTCTCGGACCGGTTCGGCCGCAAGCCCGTCTACATGGCCGGCGCCATTATGGGCGCCACCTGGGGCTTCTTCGCGTTCCCCATGATGGACACGAAGAACGACTTCATTATCCTGGCGGCCATCATGATCGGCCTGGTGTTCCACGCCTTCATGTACGCTGGGCAGCCTGCCATCATGGCGGAGATGTTCCCCACCCGGATGCGTTACTCGGGCGTCTCCCTGGGCTACCAGGTGACGTCGATCGTGGCCGGCTCCCTGGCCCCGATCATCGCCGCCTCGCTTTTGGGCACCTACAAGTCCTCGGTCCCCGTGGCCGTCTACCTGCTCATCGCCTGCGCCATTACCGCCGTCGCGGTCTTCTTCCTGAAGGAAACCCGCGGCGTCTCGCTGCATGACGTGGACGCAGCCGACGCCAAGGGCACGGCCGACCTGCTGGCCGCCAGCAAGAAGTAG
- a CDS encoding LysR family transcriptional regulator produces the protein MHINGRSNVDARRLPSPDDLLILLTVARLGRFNAVAESLGTTHTTISRRILALDKQLGGRTLERSPHGWELTQLGAAAVDAAEAIESTLGSLSGLISQDNSALAGLVRVATTDAVGAVFVTPSLVRLQQQNPQLNIEMLSATRKVSQNRSGVDLEIVVGRADVSTAQTIFLSNYYLRLYASADYAGRHGLPETLDDVRQHAFVSYVESALQVAELGPRWSSQLPMPRTSFQATSIFAQVEAVRQGAGIGLLPNFMVADREDFVPVLPADFERQLPIWAVARPESLRSARVQAVIAALKEELKERAGLLAG, from the coding sequence ATGCACATCAACGGAAGGTCCAACGTGGACGCCAGACGGCTGCCGAGCCCCGACGACCTGCTTATCCTTTTGACGGTTGCACGCCTGGGCCGTTTCAATGCCGTGGCCGAGAGCCTGGGGACCACCCACACCACGATTTCGCGCCGGATCCTCGCGCTGGACAAGCAGCTGGGCGGCCGCACGCTGGAGCGCAGCCCGCACGGCTGGGAACTGACGCAGCTCGGTGCGGCCGCGGTGGACGCGGCGGAGGCGATCGAGAGTACACTCGGCTCCCTGTCGGGCCTGATCAGCCAGGACAATAGCGCCCTTGCGGGCCTGGTCCGCGTGGCCACCACCGACGCAGTGGGAGCGGTGTTCGTCACTCCATCGCTGGTGCGGCTCCAGCAGCAGAACCCGCAACTGAACATCGAAATGCTGAGCGCCACCCGGAAAGTCAGCCAGAACCGGTCAGGGGTGGACCTGGAGATCGTGGTGGGCCGGGCCGACGTCAGCACCGCACAGACCATTTTCCTGAGCAACTACTACCTGCGCCTCTACGCCAGCGCCGACTATGCAGGCCGGCACGGCCTCCCGGAAACGCTCGACGACGTGCGGCAGCACGCGTTTGTCTCGTACGTCGAGTCTGCGCTCCAGGTGGCGGAACTGGGCCCCCGCTGGTCATCGCAGCTGCCGATGCCCCGGACAAGCTTTCAGGCCACCAGCATATTCGCACAGGTGGAGGCCGTTCGGCAGGGCGCCGGCATCGGGCTGCTGCCCAACTTCATGGTGGCGGACCGGGAAGATTTTGTTCCAGTCCTGCCTGCGGATTTCGAACGCCAGCTCCCTATCTGGGCCGTGGCCCGCCCGGAGTCGCTTCGGTCGGCCCGGGTGCAGGCGGTGATCGCGGCCCTGAAGGAGGAGCTGAAGGAGCGGGCCGGACTGCTGGCAGGCTGA
- a CDS encoding zinc-dependent alcohol dehydrogenase family protein, giving the protein MKAAVLYATVPATGNASGKSSFADARPLVVEELEQPEPRTGELGVAITYSSLCHSDLSVVDGSRVRPLPMALGHEAVGRVVSVGQGVGDISVGDHVVLVFVPSCGHCRACLAGRPALCHRAAEVNGSGDLLHGPALLRTPEGKRINHHLGVSAFADYAVVARESVVVIDDDVPDTVAAMFGCAVLTGMGAVFNTAEVSPGQSVAVFGLGAVGLSAVMAARLAGAASVIAIDPNQGKHQLARDAGATAVGTPDDAGRLIQEASGDGVDVAVEAVGSAGVIASCLERVTRGGAVVSVGLPHPSAELTVPALQFAGAGKRLLGSYMGDAVPARDIPRYLAYWREGKLPVELLHTDTRPLNEINEGLDALAAGKVVRRLFQA; this is encoded by the coding sequence ATGAAAGCCGCCGTCCTGTACGCCACCGTCCCCGCCACTGGAAACGCCTCTGGTAAAAGCAGCTTCGCCGACGCCCGGCCACTGGTCGTGGAGGAACTCGAGCAGCCGGAGCCCCGCACCGGTGAGCTTGGTGTTGCCATCACCTATTCGAGCCTCTGCCATTCGGACCTCTCGGTGGTGGACGGCTCACGGGTCCGGCCACTCCCCATGGCCCTAGGCCACGAGGCGGTGGGGCGCGTGGTGTCCGTGGGCCAGGGCGTAGGAGACATCTCCGTGGGCGACCACGTGGTGCTGGTGTTCGTGCCCAGCTGTGGCCACTGCCGGGCCTGCCTGGCCGGCCGGCCCGCGCTTTGCCACCGGGCAGCGGAGGTCAACGGCTCAGGAGACCTGCTGCACGGGCCTGCCCTGTTGCGGACGCCGGAAGGGAAGCGCATCAACCATCACCTGGGCGTCTCGGCGTTCGCGGACTACGCAGTGGTTGCGCGGGAATCGGTGGTGGTGATTGACGACGACGTCCCGGACACGGTCGCCGCGATGTTTGGTTGCGCCGTGCTCACCGGAATGGGCGCGGTGTTCAACACCGCCGAGGTCAGTCCCGGCCAGTCCGTGGCAGTTTTCGGCCTGGGGGCGGTGGGGCTCTCCGCGGTAATGGCGGCACGCCTGGCCGGAGCTGCCAGCGTGATTGCCATTGATCCGAACCAGGGCAAACACCAGCTGGCCCGTGACGCCGGTGCCACCGCGGTGGGTACGCCGGACGACGCGGGGCGCCTCATTCAGGAAGCGTCCGGCGACGGAGTGGATGTTGCCGTCGAGGCGGTGGGCTCGGCAGGCGTGATCGCGTCCTGCCTGGAACGGGTGACCCGGGGCGGGGCAGTGGTCTCGGTGGGCCTGCCGCACCCGTCCGCCGAGTTGACCGTTCCGGCCCTCCAGTTCGCCGGCGCCGGCAAGCGCCTGCTGGGCTCCTATATGGGTGATGCCGTTCCCGCCCGCGACATCCCGAGGTACCTGGCTTACTGGCGGGAGGGCAAGCTGCCGGTTGAGCTGCTGCACACCGACACGCGGCCACTGAACGAGATCAACGAGGGGCTGGATGCGCTTGCCGCCGGGAAGGTGGTGCGGCGGCTCTTCCAGGCCTGA
- a CDS encoding SGNH/GDSL hydrolase family protein — protein sequence MTDASALQTPSAHPGSHPWTRYVAMGDSFTEGIGDPEPSSPGGHRGWADRVAEELGRTQPDFAYANLAVRGRLLQQIVDQQLAPALELKPDLVTLSAGGNDLIRPGGDPDALAEKLDSVVQILSMGGATVVLFNGPDTGSSVLSRIRSKVAIYNENLRTVAARHDAVIADMWSLRQLSDPQMWDQDRLHFSPLGHHTIAAMVLDALNVEHSLEPLQPKPLPPRTWREARSGDLVWAREYFVPWVLRRLRHQSSGDGITAKRPTPGPVFGPGVPLGSGEGPLGTSEPSRR from the coding sequence GTGACTGACGCAAGTGCCCTCCAGACCCCGTCCGCCCACCCCGGTTCCCACCCCTGGACCCGGTACGTGGCGATGGGAGACTCCTTCACCGAAGGCATCGGCGACCCCGAACCCTCAAGCCCCGGCGGCCACCGCGGCTGGGCCGACAGGGTGGCGGAAGAGCTGGGCCGAACCCAGCCGGACTTCGCCTATGCCAACCTTGCCGTGCGCGGCCGGCTGCTCCAACAGATCGTGGACCAGCAGCTTGCCCCGGCCCTGGAACTGAAGCCGGACCTGGTCACCCTGTCCGCCGGCGGCAACGACCTGATCCGTCCCGGCGGCGATCCCGACGCGCTGGCCGAGAAGCTCGATTCCGTGGTCCAGATCCTGTCCATGGGCGGAGCCACCGTGGTCCTGTTCAACGGGCCGGATACGGGCTCCTCGGTGCTCAGCCGGATCCGCAGCAAGGTGGCCATCTACAACGAGAACCTGCGCACGGTTGCCGCGCGCCACGATGCCGTCATCGCTGACATGTGGTCGCTGCGGCAGCTGAGCGACCCGCAGATGTGGGACCAGGACCGTCTGCACTTCTCCCCGCTGGGACACCACACCATTGCGGCCATGGTGCTGGATGCGCTCAACGTGGAGCACTCCCTGGAACCGCTGCAGCCCAAGCCGCTGCCGCCGCGCACCTGGCGCGAGGCAAGGAGCGGGGACCTCGTGTGGGCGCGTGAATACTTCGTCCCATGGGTGCTGCGCCGATTGCGCCACCAGTCGTCCGGGGACGGCATCACGGCAAAACGGCCGACGCCGGGTCCCGTCTTCGGCCCGGGCGTTCCGTTGGGATCCGGCGAAGGCCCCCTTGGTACCTCCGAGCCCAGCCGCCGCTAG
- a CDS encoding alpha/beta hydrolase, with protein sequence MTDAEVFPAPVVLWSHPEDQRAGKPLLVLLHGYGANEQDLLSLADMLPRDFAVASIRAPIAMGPGFTWFPLTASIEYSLERVKKASAYVLDWIDAIRPGHPSVTLLGFSMGMAMATTLLRQRPTDFAAVVGLSGFVVDAAGDPTFKDDELDGTVPMFWGRDQQDPVITQDKIEFTMGWVRKHVKLTKVLYTGMWHGINQQEIGHVGEFLTHEVLNK encoded by the coding sequence ATGACTGACGCCGAAGTATTTCCTGCCCCCGTTGTCCTGTGGTCCCACCCGGAAGACCAGCGCGCCGGTAAACCGCTACTGGTCCTGCTCCACGGCTACGGTGCCAATGAGCAGGACCTGCTCAGCCTTGCCGACATGCTGCCAAGGGATTTCGCCGTCGCGTCCATACGGGCGCCCATCGCCATGGGCCCCGGCTTTACCTGGTTCCCGCTTACCGCGTCCATCGAGTACTCGCTGGAGCGGGTCAAGAAGGCCTCGGCCTACGTGCTGGACTGGATCGACGCCATCAGGCCCGGCCACCCTTCGGTGACTCTCCTGGGCTTCTCCATGGGCATGGCCATGGCCACCACGCTCCTGCGCCAGCGGCCCACGGACTTTGCCGCCGTCGTCGGACTCTCAGGCTTTGTGGTGGACGCGGCCGGCGACCCCACGTTCAAAGACGACGAGCTGGACGGCACCGTGCCCATGTTCTGGGGCCGGGACCAGCAGGATCCGGTGATCACCCAGGACAAGATTGAGTTCACCATGGGCTGGGTCCGCAAGCACGTCAAGCTCACCAAGGTGCTCTACACCGGCATGTGGCACGGCATTAACCAGCAGGAGATCGGGCACGTGGGGGAGTTCCTCACGCATGAGGTGCTGAACAAGTAG
- the mmsB gene encoding 3-hydroxyisobutyrate dehydrogenase, giving the protein MAVIGWIGLGNMGGHMSVNLVKAGHDVRGFDLNPAALDAAAAGGVKRAGSIAEAVDGADAVFTMLPKGEHARAVYLGADGVLAHADTRTLLIDSSTIDIASAQELHDAAAAAGFRFVDAPVSGGMSGAEAGTLTFMVGGEEGAVKDAAGYIGPMSGNIIPTGGPTTGQAAKICNNLMLFINLASTAEGAVLADRLGLDKQVFWDIASVSSGDSWALRTWYPVPGVVPTAASNNDFAPTFTTELANKDIGLAISAAEDTGTPLEIGKHVQQLFQRLVDAGDAGKDCSMIIKLVDGSLEAADRAPSN; this is encoded by the coding sequence ATGGCAGTTATCGGTTGGATTGGCCTGGGCAACATGGGCGGCCACATGTCGGTGAACCTGGTGAAGGCGGGGCATGACGTCCGCGGCTTTGACCTCAACCCCGCAGCCCTGGATGCGGCTGCAGCGGGCGGCGTCAAGCGGGCCGGCAGCATCGCCGAAGCCGTGGATGGCGCGGACGCCGTGTTCACCATGCTCCCCAAGGGCGAGCACGCCCGCGCGGTGTATCTCGGCGCGGACGGGGTGCTGGCGCACGCGGATACGCGCACGCTGCTCATCGACTCCTCCACCATCGACATCGCCTCTGCCCAGGAACTGCACGACGCCGCTGCTGCCGCCGGTTTCCGGTTCGTGGACGCGCCGGTGTCCGGCGGAATGAGCGGGGCCGAGGCTGGAACTCTGACGTTCATGGTGGGCGGGGAAGAAGGCGCCGTCAAGGACGCTGCCGGCTACATCGGCCCCATGTCCGGCAACATCATCCCCACGGGCGGCCCCACCACGGGGCAGGCAGCCAAGATCTGCAACAACCTGATGCTTTTCATCAACCTTGCCTCCACCGCTGAGGGCGCGGTGCTCGCAGACCGGCTGGGCCTGGACAAGCAGGTCTTTTGGGACATCGCCTCGGTTTCCTCGGGAGACTCATGGGCGCTCCGGACCTGGTACCCCGTGCCCGGTGTGGTTCCCACAGCGGCCTCCAACAACGACTTCGCACCTACCTTCACCACCGAGCTCGCGAACAAGGACATCGGCCTGGCGATCAGCGCCGCCGAAGACACCGGCACACCCCTGGAGATCGGCAAGCACGTCCAGCAGTTGTTCCAGCGGCTCGTCGACGCCGGGGACGCGGGCAAGGACTGCTCCATGATCATCAAGCTCGTGGACGGCTCGCTCGAGGCCGCTGACCGGGCGCCGTCCAACTAA
- a CDS encoding bifunctional o-acetylhomoserine/o-acetylserine sulfhydrylase: MSNAWSFETRQIHAGQEVDSATGARALPIYQTTSFVFPTAESAANRFALSELAPIYTRIGNPTQDAVEQRIASLEGGLAALLLSSGQAAETFAVLNIAEAGDHIVASPSLYGGTYNLFAHTLKKFGISVTFVDDPDNLDQWRNAVRPNTKLFFGEVVSNPRQDVLDIEGISEVAHQAGVPLIVDNTLSTPYLIRPLEWGADIVIHSATKYLGGHGTAIAGVIVDSGKFDFSKDPERFPGFNTPDPTYNGLVYARDLGADGALGANLSYILKARVQLLRDLGSAVSPFNAFLISQGLETLSLRVERHVANAAEVARWLEARDDVESVAYAGLPSSPWYERGRKYGPKGTGAVVAFNLAGGAEAGKRFVDALELHSHVANIGDVRSLVIHPASTTHSQLSPEQQVVAGVHPGLVRLSVGLEHIDDILADLEAGFRAAKDA; encoded by the coding sequence ATGTCCAACGCTTGGTCCTTCGAAACCCGCCAGATCCACGCCGGCCAGGAAGTGGACAGTGCAACGGGAGCCCGTGCCCTGCCCATCTACCAAACCACGTCCTTTGTTTTCCCAACGGCCGAGAGCGCAGCCAACCGCTTTGCACTCTCCGAACTGGCGCCCATCTACACCCGCATCGGCAACCCGACGCAGGACGCCGTCGAACAGCGGATTGCCAGCCTTGAAGGCGGCCTGGCCGCGCTGCTGCTGAGTTCCGGCCAGGCCGCCGAAACGTTCGCGGTCCTGAACATTGCGGAGGCCGGCGACCACATCGTAGCCAGCCCCAGCCTCTACGGCGGCACCTACAACCTTTTCGCCCACACCCTGAAAAAATTCGGCATCTCCGTCACGTTCGTGGACGACCCCGACAACCTGGACCAGTGGCGCAACGCCGTCCGGCCCAACACCAAGCTTTTCTTCGGTGAAGTGGTCTCCAACCCGCGCCAGGACGTCCTGGACATCGAGGGCATCTCCGAAGTCGCCCACCAGGCCGGCGTGCCCCTCATCGTGGACAACACCCTCTCGACGCCGTACCTGATCCGGCCGCTGGAGTGGGGAGCGGACATCGTGATCCACTCGGCCACCAAGTACCTGGGCGGCCACGGCACAGCCATCGCCGGCGTGATCGTCGATTCCGGCAAGTTCGATTTCAGCAAGGACCCGGAACGGTTCCCCGGCTTCAACACCCCGGATCCCACGTACAACGGATTGGTCTACGCCCGCGACCTGGGAGCCGATGGAGCGCTCGGTGCCAATCTCTCCTACATCCTCAAGGCGCGGGTCCAGCTCCTGCGGGACCTGGGCTCGGCGGTTTCGCCGTTCAACGCCTTCCTGATTTCCCAGGGCCTGGAGACATTGAGCCTGCGGGTGGAGCGCCATGTTGCAAACGCGGCGGAGGTTGCGCGGTGGCTTGAAGCAAGGGACGACGTCGAATCGGTCGCCTACGCCGGGCTGCCGTCCAGCCCCTGGTACGAGCGTGGCCGCAAGTATGGGCCCAAGGGGACGGGCGCCGTCGTCGCCTTCAACCTGGCCGGCGGAGCGGAGGCGGGCAAACGCTTCGTCGACGCTTTGGAATTGCACTCCCATGTGGCCAACATCGGCGACGTGCGCTCCCTGGTCATCCACCCGGCGTCGACCACCCACAGCCAGCTCTCGCCGGAGCAGCAGGTGGTGGCCGGGGTGCACCCGGGACTTGTCAGGCTTTCCGTGGGCCTGGAACACATCGACGACATCCTCGCCGACCTTGAAGCAGGCTTCAGGGCTGCGAAGGACGCCTAG
- a CDS encoding RNA-binding S4 domain-containing protein gives MSNPIDDVPIRDSMIRLGQLLKLANLVEDGVEAAELIKNGLVKVNGEIDDRRGRQLHNGDTVTVNGQTVRVVAPQAD, from the coding sequence ATGAGCAACCCCATTGACGACGTCCCCATCCGCGACAGCATGATCCGGCTGGGTCAGCTGCTAAAGCTCGCCAACCTCGTGGAGGACGGCGTGGAGGCGGCGGAGCTCATCAAGAACGGGCTGGTCAAGGTCAACGGCGAGATCGACGACCGCCGCGGCCGGCAGCTGCACAACGGGGATACCGTCACGGTGAACGGCCAGACCGTCCGCGTGGTGGCACCCCAGGCGGACTAA